Proteins encoded in a region of the Malaciobacter mytili LMG 24559 genome:
- a CDS encoding riboflavin synthase, translated as MFTGLIRELAEVLSFNNNFLTLKAKYKPKIGDSIAVNGACLTVVRVSTGTFTVELSLESQKILAMENYRGKVHIEPAMMMKDRFEGHIVQGHVDCLGIVTSIKQNGNSTDYIISLPKEYSKYIIPKGSVTIDGVSLTVNEVFTNSFRLTIIPHTIENTIFKRYKVGTRVNLETDMFARYIYNMFKNKENKLSWDEVDNIMARY; from the coding sequence GTGTTTACAGGATTAATTAGAGAATTGGCAGAAGTTTTAAGTTTTAATAATAATTTTTTAACATTAAAAGCCAAATATAAACCAAAGATTGGAGATTCTATTGCTGTAAATGGAGCATGTTTAACAGTTGTAAGAGTTTCTACAGGAACTTTTACTGTTGAGTTATCTTTAGAATCTCAAAAAATCCTTGCTATGGAAAATTATAGAGGTAAAGTTCATATTGAACCTGCAATGATGATGAAAGATAGATTTGAAGGACACATAGTTCAAGGACATGTGGATTGTCTTGGAATAGTAACTTCAATAAAACAAAATGGAAATTCAACAGACTATATAATCTCTTTACCAAAAGAATATTCAAAATATATAATACCAAAAGGTAGTGTTACAATAGATGGAGTATCCTTAACAGTAAATGAAGTTTTTACAAATAGTTTTAGGCTTACAATTATTCCTCATACAATAGAAAATACAATTTTTAAAAGATATAAAGTTGGAACAAGAGTAAATTTAGAAACCGATATGTTTGCAAGATATATTTATAATATGTTTAAAAATAAAGAAAATAAATTATCTTGGGATGAAGTTGATAATATAATGGCAAGATACTAA
- a CDS encoding GMC family oxidoreductase translates to MVYDICIIGSGAGAGPIAYELTKEGKKVLILEKGSIYNEKDFSKDEIAFVRRNIITPSLQEQYHTIEEFVDNKWMKFPTYETGWSWWNGNILGGSSNFMSGYFHRLKPKDFRLKSEYGKLEGSNIEDWPITYDDLEKYYTKVEEVVGVSGEVTNYKHHEPRSKKQYAYKPLEEHPITKLFDKACKELNYTSYKVPRAILSQAKDHRNACYYSNFCGSYGCSSGAKGSSRASLLVQALKTGNLIIKSNCFVYKLDSTKTEVTKAYYFTKEGTKKSIQAKLFVVAAQAVETSRLLLNSKNQYFVNGLANSSKQVGKNMIFTGGGIGSAEFDKTNLEYKELFTQGLFVNRALKDWYYTKEFKGGTIDFLFEHANPIRKANLYKKDEQGKLLFGKALQENIYNNFTKKRVLNFEIFTDWTPNDNCFVSVDEKYKDKYGIPVANIRIGAHPQDLKVANFLAQKGKDVLEQMGAKNIKLEMSSLPSSNLQAGGCRFGNNPKTSVLNKYCQSHDLKNLFITDGSFMPTGGSVPHTWTIYANSFRVADYIKTII, encoded by the coding sequence ATGGTTTATGATATTTGTATAATTGGAAGTGGAGCAGGTGCTGGACCTATTGCTTATGAACTTACAAAAGAGGGTAAAAAAGTACTTATTTTAGAAAAAGGCTCTATATATAATGAAAAAGATTTTTCAAAAGATGAAATAGCCTTTGTTAGAAGAAATATAATTACACCTTCTTTACAAGAACAATATCATACTATTGAAGAGTTTGTAGATAATAAATGGATGAAATTTCCCACTTATGAGACTGGTTGGAGTTGGTGGAATGGGAATATTTTAGGAGGCTCTTCAAATTTTATGAGTGGTTATTTTCATAGATTAAAACCCAAAGATTTTAGGCTTAAAAGTGAATATGGAAAATTGGAAGGTTCAAATATTGAAGATTGGCCTATTACTTATGATGATTTAGAAAAATATTATACAAAAGTAGAAGAAGTAGTGGGAGTTTCTGGTGAAGTTACCAACTATAAGCATCATGAGCCAAGAAGTAAAAAACAGTATGCATATAAACCACTAGAAGAACATCCAATTACAAAGCTTTTTGATAAGGCCTGCAAAGAGTTAAATTATACTTCATATAAAGTTCCAAGAGCAATTTTAAGCCAAGCTAAAGATCATAGAAATGCTTGTTATTATTCAAATTTTTGTGGAAGTTATGGTTGTAGTAGTGGTGCAAAAGGAAGCTCTAGAGCTTCCCTTTTAGTTCAAGCTTTAAAAACAGGAAATTTAATTATAAAATCAAACTGTTTTGTATATAAGTTAGATAGTACAAAAACAGAAGTTACAAAGGCTTATTATTTTACAAAAGAGGGTACTAAAAAAAGTATTCAAGCAAAGCTATTTGTAGTTGCAGCACAAGCTGTAGAGACTTCAAGACTTTTATTAAATTCAAAAAATCAATATTTTGTTAATGGACTTGCAAATAGTTCAAAGCAAGTTGGTAAAAATATGATTTTTACAGGTGGTGGTATTGGAAGTGCAGAGTTTGATAAAACAAATTTAGAGTATAAAGAGCTTTTTACTCAAGGTCTTTTTGTAAATAGGGCTTTAAAAGATTGGTATTATACAAAAGAGTTTAAAGGTGGAACAATAGATTTTCTTTTTGAACATGCAAATCCAATAAGAAAAGCAAATTTATATAAAAAAGATGAGCAAGGCAAATTACTTTTTGGAAAAGCTTTACAAGAAAATATTTATAATAATTTTACAAAAAAAAGAGTTTTAAATTTTGAAATTTTTACTGATTGGACTCCAAATGATAACTGTTTTGTAAGTGTTGATGAGAAGTATAAAGATAAATATGGAATTCCTGTTGCTAATATAAGAATAGGTGCCCATCCTCAAGACTTAAAAGTTGCAAATTTTTTAGCACAAAAAGGAAAAGATGTTTTAGAGCAAATGGGTGCAAAAAATATTAAATTAGAGATGAGTTCTTTACCTTCTTCAAATTTACAAGCAGGAGGGTGTAGATTTGGAAACAATCCTAAAACTTCTGTTTTAAATAAATATTGTCAAAGTCATGATTTAAAAAATCTTTTTATAACAGATGGAAGTTTTATGCCAACAGGAGGAAGTGTACCTCACACTTGGACAATATATGCAAATTCATTTAGAGTTGCTGATTATATAAAAACAATTATTTAG
- a CDS encoding gluconate 2-dehydrogenase subunit 3 family protein, which yields MKRRDFLVTSALLATTTLLNAKEDNLPWIIIEEVFEVLFPKTNNMPSSKEFGALNYLYQNSKEKSFDKSDLEYLLQGALDFNSSFPLFLKASKKQKEEIIQEVSLNSYGESWLSLLIYYGIEAMLSDPIYGGNKNEIGYKALNFQAGNPKPKVKYGKINGL from the coding sequence ATGAAAAGAAGAGATTTTTTAGTTACAAGTGCACTTCTTGCCACGACTACTTTATTAAATGCAAAAGAAGATAACCTTCCTTGGATTATAATAGAAGAGGTCTTTGAAGTTTTGTTTCCTAAAACTAATAATATGCCTAGTTCAAAAGAGTTTGGGGCTTTAAACTATTTATATCAAAACTCTAAAGAAAAGAGTTTTGATAAAAGTGATTTAGAATATTTGCTTCAAGGAGCACTTGATTTTAACTCTTCTTTTCCTTTATTTTTAAAAGCTTCAAAAAAACAAAAAGAAGAAATTATTCAAGAAGTAAGTTTAAATAGTTATGGTGAAAGTTGGTTATCTCTACTTATTTATTATGGTATTGAAGCAATGCTTAGTGATCCAATTTATGGTGGTAATAAAAATGAAATAGGATATAAAGCTTTGAATTTTCAAGCAGGAAATCCAAAACCAAAAGTAAAATATGGGAAAATAAATGGTTTATGA
- the mreC gene encoding rod shape-determining protein MreC has translation MNKLIFFILFLIVSLLYILDVNKLMSTNFTFFNKIKEFYIEKVISITNFTEKYFNQAKNISILKKENEELLKYKTLYIDQKTQLNEIQKKSSLQTIQESVTLVKALSYVEFDDLTRVWLDLKKEDTKIAGLIYNNFAAGIVVKKDDKALALLNGNEKANYAVFIGENSAPGIIHDYRKSKYIVAKYIPIWIDIKIGDEVITSGMDNIFFKGLKVGKVISINKMADMQEAVIAPYAQVLKERFFYLYETKAEIPKNIKVETQEEKQQPK, from the coding sequence ATGAATAAACTAATCTTCTTTATTCTTTTTTTAATAGTAAGTTTGTTATACATCTTAGATGTAAACAAACTTATGAGTACAAATTTTACTTTTTTTAATAAAATCAAAGAATTTTATATTGAAAAAGTTATAAGCATAACTAACTTTACAGAAAAATATTTTAATCAAGCAAAAAATATTTCCATATTAAAAAAAGAAAATGAAGAATTATTAAAATACAAAACTTTATATATTGATCAAAAAACTCAACTAAATGAAATCCAAAAAAAATCTTCTTTACAAACAATACAAGAGTCTGTAACTTTAGTAAAAGCTCTTTCTTATGTTGAATTTGATGACTTAACAAGAGTATGGTTAGATTTAAAAAAAGAAGATACTAAAATTGCTGGACTTATTTATAATAACTTTGCAGCAGGAATAGTAGTAAAAAAAGATGATAAAGCTTTAGCTTTATTAAATGGAAATGAAAAAGCAAATTATGCAGTTTTTATTGGAGAGAATAGTGCTCCGGGAATTATTCATGATTATAGAAAAAGTAAATATATAGTTGCAAAGTATATTCCTATTTGGATAGATATAAAAATAGGAGATGAAGTTATAACTTCAGGAATGGATAATATATTCTTTAAAGGTTTAAAAGTAGGAAAAGTAATCTCTATAAATAAAATGGCTGATATGCAAGAGGCAGTTATTGCCCCTTATGCACAGGTTTTAAAAGAGAGATTTTTTTACCTTTATGAAACAAAAGCAGAAATACCCAAAAATATAAAAGTTGAAACACAAGAAGAAAAACAACAACCTAAATAA